The following proteins come from a genomic window of Streptomyces sp. NBC_01716:
- a CDS encoding FAD binding domain-containing protein: MTTHAPQTAQSVTLPASLDEAVAALSAMPAAVPVAGGTDLMAAVNKGLLRPAGLVGLGRISELRGWHYQDGHALLGAGLTHARMGRPDFAALIPALAASSRAAGPPQIRNAGTLGGNIATAAPTGDSLPVLAALEADLVVAGPGGARREIPVAHLLAGREMLAPAELIGFVRVPLLHAPQVYLKATGRTGPGRATASVAVVLDPARRGVRCAVGAIAPMPLRPLEAERWIASLIDWDADRGLAPEALTAFGEYVAAACIPDPAPAADGSEPPALPPAVLHLRRTVATLARRALGRALP, encoded by the coding sequence TTGACCACGCACGCACCGCAGACGGCGCAGTCCGTGACGCTGCCGGCCTCGCTCGACGAGGCCGTGGCGGCGCTGAGCGCCATGCCTGCCGCCGTGCCCGTCGCGGGTGGAACCGATCTGATGGCCGCTGTGAACAAGGGCCTGCTCAGACCGGCGGGCCTGGTCGGCCTCGGCCGGATCAGCGAACTGCGCGGCTGGCACTACCAGGACGGACACGCCCTGCTGGGCGCCGGACTCACCCACGCGCGGATGGGACGGCCCGACTTCGCCGCGCTCATCCCCGCGCTGGCCGCGTCCTCGCGCGCCGCCGGGCCGCCCCAGATCCGTAACGCCGGCACGCTCGGCGGGAACATCGCCACCGCCGCGCCCACCGGCGACTCGCTGCCCGTGCTGGCCGCCCTGGAGGCGGACCTCGTCGTCGCGGGCCCCGGCGGCGCACGCCGCGAGATCCCCGTCGCGCATCTGCTGGCCGGCCGCGAGATGCTGGCGCCCGCCGAACTCATCGGTTTCGTACGGGTCCCGCTGCTGCACGCCCCGCAGGTCTACCTCAAGGCGACCGGCCGCACCGGCCCCGGCCGCGCCACCGCGTCCGTCGCCGTCGTGCTCGACCCGGCGCGCCGGGGCGTGCGCTGCGCGGTCGGCGCCATCGCGCCGATGCCGCTGCGCCCGCTGGAGGCCGAGCGCTGGATCGCCTCGCTGATCGACTGGGACGCGGACCGCGGGCTGGCGCCCGAGGCGCTGACCGCCTTCGGCGAGTACGTCGCGGCGGCCTGCATCCCCGACCCGGCTCCGGCGGCGGACGGGAGCGAACCGCCCGCCCTGCCGCCGGCCGTACTGCATCTGAGGCGTACCGTCGCCACTCTGGCTCGACGAGCACTGGGGAGGGCGCTGCCGTGA
- a CDS encoding anti-sigma factor family protein, with translation MTTYEQSGQGDGTTAHDAAAAYVLGILDEADATAFEAHLAGCHICALHLEEFAGMEPMLAMLADNPDPVGQSSPFGRSDPFGRSAAPSASPFGHTAPAPPTAPAVTVQPSPRLLDRLVDEVAVKRAKRRRRSMYLVAAAAALVIGGPAVAVVATSGDGGTSNQAGDPHPTSPAEDAFMEHMPEKVEATDPVTKVSATVGMEPKGWGTHAALELKNVKGPLKCSLIAVSKTGEEEIVTSWAVPKWGYGIPDSTHEVAKNPLYVHGGSAMERNDIDHFEVRTFDGKRLVEVEA, from the coding sequence GACGTACGAGCAGTCCGGGCAGGGCGACGGCACGACCGCGCACGACGCGGCGGCGGCGTACGTGCTCGGCATTCTGGACGAGGCCGACGCCACCGCCTTCGAGGCGCACCTCGCCGGCTGCCACATCTGCGCGCTCCATCTGGAGGAGTTCGCCGGGATGGAGCCGATGCTCGCCATGCTGGCGGACAATCCGGACCCGGTGGGGCAGTCGTCGCCGTTCGGCCGGTCGGATCCCTTCGGGCGGTCCGCGGCCCCCTCGGCGTCGCCCTTCGGGCACACCGCGCCCGCGCCGCCGACGGCGCCCGCCGTCACCGTCCAGCCCAGTCCGCGGCTGCTCGACCGGCTCGTGGACGAGGTCGCGGTCAAGCGCGCCAAGCGCAGGCGCCGGTCGATGTATCTGGTGGCCGCGGCCGCCGCGCTGGTCATCGGCGGTCCCGCGGTGGCGGTCGTCGCCACTTCCGGCGACGGTGGCACGAGCAACCAGGCCGGGGACCCGCACCCCACCAGCCCCGCCGAGGACGCCTTCATGGAGCACATGCCGGAGAAGGTCGAGGCGACGGACCCCGTCACCAAGGTCAGCGCGACCGTCGGCATGGAGCCCAAGGGCTGGGGGACCCACGCGGCCCTGGAGCTGAAGAACGTCAAGGGGCCGCTCAAGTGCAGCCTCATCGCCGTGTCCAAGACCGGCGAGGAGGAGATCGTCACCTCCTGGGCCGTGCCGAAGTGGGGTTACGGCATCCCGGACAGCACGCACGAGGTGGCGAAGAACCCGCTGTACGTGCACGGCGGCTCGGCCATGGAGCGCAACGACATCGATCACTTCGAGGTCCGGACCTTCGACGGCAAGCGTCTGGTGGAGGTCGAGGCCTGA
- a CDS encoding DUF3039 domain-containing protein, which translates to MSTLEPERGAGTGTLVEPTPKVSHGDGDHERFAHYVQKDKIMASALDGTPVVALCGKVWVPGRDPKKYPVCPMCKEIYESMGPGGDKDKGGKDKSGKGKS; encoded by the coding sequence ATGAGCACTCTTGAGCCCGAGCGCGGCGCAGGTACGGGCACCCTCGTGGAGCCGACACCGAAGGTGTCGCACGGCGACGGCGACCACGAGCGCTTCGCCCACTACGTCCAGAAGGACAAGATCATGGCGAGTGCCCTCGATGGCACTCCCGTGGTGGCACTGTGCGGAAAGGTCTGGGTGCCGGGGCGCGACCCCAAGAAGTACCCGGTCTGTCCGATGTGCAAGGAGATCTACGAGTCCATGGGCCCCGGCGGGGACAAGGACAAGGGCGGTAAGGACAAGAGCGGCAAGGGCAAGAGCTAG
- the murA gene encoding UDP-N-acetylglucosamine 1-carboxyvinyltransferase: MTGTADVMLVHGGTPLEGEIRVRGAKNLVPKAMVAALLGSGPSRLRNVPDIRDVRVVRGLLQLHGVTVRPGEEPGELILDPSHVESANVADIDAHAGSSRIPILFCGPLLHRLGHAFIPGLGGCDIGGRPIDFHFEVLRQFGATIEKRADGQYLEAPQRLRGTKIRLPYPSVGSTEQVLLTAVLAEGVTELSNAAVEPEIEDLICVLQKMGAIISMDTDRTIRITGVDKLGGYNHRALPDRLEAASWASAALATEGNIYVRGAQQRSMMTFLNTFRKVGGAFEIDDKGIRFWHPGGPLNAIALETDVHPGFQTDWQQPLVVALTQAAGLSIVHETVYESRLGFTSALNQMGAHIQLYRECLGGSDCRFGQRNFLHSAVVSGPTKLQGADLVIPDLRGGFSYLIAALAAQGTSRVHGIDLINRGYENFMEKLVELGAKVELPGGSVV, from the coding sequence ATGACCGGCACAGCTGATGTAATGCTCGTCCACGGCGGAACCCCGCTGGAGGGTGAGATCCGTGTCCGAGGCGCGAAGAACCTGGTGCCGAAGGCCATGGTCGCCGCCCTTCTCGGCAGCGGGCCGAGCAGACTGCGCAATGTGCCCGACATCCGTGACGTACGGGTCGTCAGGGGACTGCTCCAGCTGCACGGCGTAACGGTGCGCCCCGGTGAGGAGCCGGGTGAGCTGATCCTCGACCCGTCGCACGTCGAGAGCGCCAACGTCGCGGACATCGACGCCCACGCGGGTTCCTCCCGCATCCCGATCCTGTTCTGCGGCCCGCTGCTGCACCGCCTCGGCCACGCCTTCATCCCGGGTCTCGGCGGCTGCGACATCGGCGGCCGGCCCATCGACTTCCACTTCGAGGTGCTGCGCCAGTTCGGCGCGACGATCGAGAAGCGCGCGGACGGGCAGTATCTGGAGGCCCCGCAGCGGCTGCGCGGGACGAAGATCCGGCTGCCGTACCCCTCGGTCGGTTCGACGGAGCAGGTGCTGCTGACGGCCGTTCTGGCCGAGGGCGTCACCGAGTTGTCGAACGCCGCGGTGGAGCCGGAGATCGAGGACCTGATCTGCGTGCTCCAGAAGATGGGCGCGATCATCTCGATGGACACCGACCGGACGATCCGGATCACCGGTGTCGACAAGCTCGGCGGCTACAACCACCGCGCGCTGCCGGACCGGCTGGAGGCCGCGTCGTGGGCGTCGGCCGCGCTGGCGACCGAGGGCAACATCTACGTACGCGGCGCGCAGCAGCGGTCGATGATGACCTTCCTGAACACCTTCCGCAAGGTCGGCGGGGCCTTCGAGATCGACGACAAGGGCATCCGCTTCTGGCACCCGGGCGGCCCGCTCAACGCGATCGCCCTGGAGACCGACGTACACCCCGGTTTCCAGACCGACTGGCAGCAGCCGCTGGTGGTGGCGCTGACGCAGGCGGCGGGCCTGTCCATCGTCCACGAGACGGTGTACGAGTCGCGGCTCGGCTTCACCTCCGCGCTCAACCAGATGGGCGCGCACATCCAGTTGTACCGGGAGTGCCTGGGCGGCTCGGACTGCCGCTTCGGCCAGCGCAACTTCCTGCACTCCGCGGTCGTGTCGGGCCCCACGAAGCTCCAGGGCGCCGACCTGGTCATCCCCGACCTGCGGGGCGGTTTCTCGTATCTGATCGCGGCGCTGGCGGCGCAGGGCACCTCACGGGTGCACGGCATCGACCTGATCAACCGCGGCTACGAGAACTTCATGGAGAAGCTGGTCGAGCTGGGCGCGAAGGTCGAACTCCCGGGCGGCTCCGTCGTCTGA
- a CDS encoding HU family DNA-binding protein, whose protein sequence is MNRSELVAALADRAEVTRKDADAVLAALAETVGEIVAKGDEKVTIPGFLTFERTHRAARTARNPQTGDPIQIPAGYSVKVSAGSKLKEAAKGK, encoded by the coding sequence ATGAACCGCAGTGAGCTGGTGGCCGCCCTGGCCGACCGCGCCGAGGTGACTCGTAAGGATGCCGACGCCGTGCTGGCCGCCCTCGCCGAGACGGTCGGCGAGATCGTCGCCAAGGGCGACGAGAAGGTCACCATCCCCGGCTTCCTGACCTTCGAGCGCACCCACCGGGCCGCTCGCACCGCTCGTAACCCGCAGACCGGCGACCCGATCCAGATCCCGGCCGGTTACAGCGTCAAGGTCTCCGCGGGCTCCAAGCTCAAGGAAGCCGCCAAGGGCAAGTAA
- a CDS encoding HelD family protein — translation MAAQDAAVESAGSVVDPVRDKGNDAISDPVHATGKDRARAAGADSVRDREIGVEQEHLDQVYRRLEEKIDEAEFLMNDAAKRGQVGTPGALAERDAQVFRAGIHLNRLNNEFEDFLFGRVDLLRGKDGKKGPDGAYTSVEPADNAVRDDDTADIAETLHIGRIGVLDSDYSPLVIDWRAPAAAPFYRSTPVDPGRVVRRRVIRSKGRKVLGVEDDLMRPELTARLNGAVLPVIGDGALMAALGQARSHTMRDIVSSIQAEQDLVIRAPAASVTEVSGGPGTGKTAVALHRAAYLLYQDRRRYAGGILVVSPTPLLVAYTEGVLPSLGEEGQVAIRAVGSLVDGAEATAYDEPAVSRVKGSARMLKVLRKAARGALEGDRTPAGGRAGRGGPAAGPGGGQLSFGGDDSGDGDPSGVSGRAVTPTRLRVVAFGRRLELESDELHRIRQSALTGTAPVNLLRPRARKLLLDALWAKSGAASRAGDHMAGGDAELAAELRAGFDEDVSSEDSFTEFLDIWWPELTARGVLAAMADERRLGRWARRVLNPGETRRVARSLRRAGPDGTGPLSVHDVAILDELEQLLGSPPRRRKRREQDPLDQLTGLEELMPQREESQWERAERLAAERTEYAHVIVDEAQDLTPMQWRMVGRRGRHATWTVVGDAAQSSWSDPDEAAEARDEALGNRPRRHFTLTVNYRNPAEIAALAAKVLALAMPGMESPAAVRSTGVEPRFGAVRDGDLARTVREEAARLLDRVDGTIGVVVAMSRREQAARWLAGLGDRVVALGSLEAKGLEYDATVVVSPAEIADESPAGLRVLYVALTRATQQLTVVSADRDDPDEQGVPDLLRE, via the coding sequence GTGGCCGCGCAGGATGCCGCTGTTGAATCCGCCGGATCGGTGGTCGATCCCGTACGGGACAAGGGAAACGACGCCATAAGCGACCCCGTTCACGCGACGGGGAAGGACCGCGCGCGCGCCGCGGGGGCCGACTCCGTACGCGACCGCGAGATCGGTGTCGAACAGGAACATCTCGACCAGGTCTACCGCCGCCTCGAAGAGAAGATCGACGAGGCGGAGTTCCTGATGAACGACGCCGCCAAGCGCGGTCAGGTCGGCACGCCCGGCGCGCTCGCCGAACGCGACGCGCAGGTGTTCCGGGCCGGGATCCATCTCAACCGGCTCAACAACGAATTCGAGGACTTCCTCTTCGGGCGGGTCGACCTGCTGCGCGGCAAGGACGGCAAGAAGGGCCCGGACGGCGCGTACACCTCCGTCGAGCCCGCCGACAACGCCGTACGCGACGACGACACCGCCGACATCGCCGAGACGCTGCACATCGGCCGTATCGGAGTCCTGGACTCCGACTACTCGCCGCTGGTCATCGACTGGCGGGCGCCCGCCGCGGCGCCGTTCTACCGCTCGACCCCGGTCGACCCCGGCCGGGTCGTACGGCGCCGGGTCATCCGCTCCAAGGGCCGCAAGGTCCTCGGCGTCGAGGACGACCTGATGCGTCCGGAGCTGACCGCGCGGCTGAACGGCGCGGTGCTCCCCGTCATCGGCGACGGCGCGCTCATGGCGGCCCTCGGCCAGGCCCGCAGCCACACCATGCGGGACATCGTCTCCTCCATCCAGGCCGAGCAGGACCTGGTGATCCGCGCGCCCGCCGCGTCCGTCACCGAGGTGTCGGGCGGTCCCGGCACCGGCAAGACCGCCGTCGCGCTGCACCGCGCCGCCTATCTGCTGTACCAGGACAGACGGCGGTACGCGGGCGGCATCCTGGTCGTCTCGCCGACGCCGCTGCTCGTCGCGTACACCGAAGGCGTGCTGCCGTCCCTGGGCGAGGAGGGGCAGGTCGCGATCCGCGCGGTCGGGTCGCTCGTGGACGGCGCGGAGGCCACCGCGTACGACGAACCCGCCGTGTCCCGCGTCAAGGGCTCGGCGCGCATGCTGAAGGTGCTGCGCAAGGCGGCGCGCGGGGCCCTGGAGGGGGACCGGACGCCCGCCGGGGGCCGCGCCGGGCGTGGTGGCCCGGCAGCCGGCCCGGGAGGCGGCCAGCTCTCCTTCGGGGGCGACGACAGCGGTGACGGCGACCCGTCCGGCGTGTCCGGGCGCGCCGTGACCCCCACCCGGCTGCGGGTGGTCGCCTTCGGCCGCCGCCTGGAGCTCGAATCCGACGAGCTGCACCGCATCAGGCAGTCCGCCCTCACCGGCACCGCCCCCGTCAACCTGCTGCGCCCGCGCGCCCGCAAACTCCTGCTCGACGCCCTGTGGGCGAAGTCCGGCGCGGCGTCACGGGCCGGGGACCATATGGCCGGCGGCGATGCCGAGCTGGCCGCCGAACTGCGCGCCGGCTTCGACGAGGACGTGTCGTCCGAGGACAGCTTCACCGAATTCCTGGACATCTGGTGGCCCGAACTCACCGCGCGCGGAGTGCTGGCCGCGATGGCCGACGAGCGCCGGCTCGGCCGCTGGGCCCGCCGCGTCCTCAACCCGGGCGAGACCAGGAGGGTCGCCCGCTCCCTGCGGCGCGCGGGCCCCGACGGCACGGGACCCCTGTCCGTGCACGACGTGGCGATCCTCGACGAGCTGGAGCAGCTGCTCGGCTCACCGCCCCGCCGGCGCAAGCGCCGCGAGCAGGACCCGCTGGACCAGCTGACCGGGCTCGAAGAGCTGATGCCGCAGCGCGAGGAGTCCCAGTGGGAGCGCGCCGAGCGGCTGGCGGCGGAGCGTACGGAGTACGCCCACGTCATCGTGGACGAGGCGCAGGACCTCACCCCGATGCAGTGGCGGATGGTCGGCCGCCGTGGCCGGCACGCCACCTGGACCGTGGTCGGCGACGCCGCCCAGTCGTCCTGGTCCGACCCGGACGAGGCCGCCGAGGCACGCGACGAGGCCCTGGGCAACCGCCCGCGCCGCCACTTCACCCTCACGGTGAACTACCGCAACCCGGCCGAGATCGCGGCCCTCGCCGCCAAGGTGCTGGCCCTCGCGATGCCCGGCATGGAGTCCCCGGCCGCCGTCCGCTCCACGGGCGTCGAGCCGCGCTTCGGCGCCGTACGCGACGGTGACCTGGCCCGCACCGTACGGGAGGAGGCCGCGCGCCTCCTGGACCGTGTCGACGGCACGATCGGCGTGGTCGTCGCGATGAGCCGCCGGGAACAGGCGGCACGCTGGCTGGCGGGGCTCGGCGACCGGGTGGTGGCGCTCGGCAGCCTGGAGGCCAAGGGGCTGGAGTACGACGCCACGGTGGTCGTATCGCCGGCCGAGATCGCCGACGAGTCCCCGGCCGGACTGCGGGTGCTGTACGTGGCCCTCACCCGCGCGACCCAACAGCTGACGGTCGTCTCGGCGGACCGCGACGACCCCGACGAGCAGGGAGTTCCCGACCTCCTCAGAGAATGA
- a CDS encoding NAD-dependent malic enzyme has product MATAPSVSYSMTVRLEVPASGTAVSQLTTAVESSGGSVTGLDVTASGHEKLRIDVTIAASSTSHADEIVEELRGIEGVTLGKVSDRTFLMHLGGKIEMQSKHPIRNRDDLSMIYTPGVARVCMAIAENPEDARRLTIKRNSVAVVTDGSAVLGLGNIGPKAALPVMEGKAALFKRFAGIDAWPLCLDTQDTDEIVAIVKAIAPGFAGINLEDISAPRCFEIEARLREALDIPVFHDDQHGTAIVVLAALTNALRVVGKEIGDVRVVMSGAGAAGTAILKLLIAAGVKHTVVADIHGVVHADRADLVSAAAESPLRWIADNTNPEGVTGTLKEAVVDADVFIGVSAPNVLNGEDVAAMADGAIVFALANPDPEVDPAIARETAAVVATGRSDFPNQINNVLVFPGVFRGLLDAQSRTVNTEMMLAAAAALADVVTGDELNPNYIVPSVFNDKVAGAVAGAVRSAAKAAGAVVTGATSV; this is encoded by the coding sequence ATGGCAACGGCGCCAAGCGTCTCGTACTCGATGACGGTCCGGCTGGAAGTACCCGCGAGCGGTACCGCGGTGTCCCAGCTGACCACGGCCGTGGAATCCTCCGGCGGCTCGGTGACCGGTCTGGACGTCACCGCGTCCGGCCACGAGAAGCTGCGGATCGACGTCACGATCGCCGCCAGCTCCACCAGCCACGCGGACGAGATCGTCGAGGAACTGCGGGGCATCGAGGGTGTCACCCTCGGCAAGGTCTCCGACCGTACGTTCCTGATGCACCTCGGCGGCAAGATCGAGATGCAGTCCAAGCACCCCATCCGCAACCGTGACGACCTCTCCATGATCTACACGCCGGGTGTGGCACGGGTCTGCATGGCGATCGCCGAGAACCCCGAGGACGCCCGCCGGCTCACCATCAAGCGCAACTCCGTCGCGGTCGTCACCGACGGCTCCGCGGTGCTGGGCCTCGGCAACATCGGCCCGAAGGCCGCGCTGCCCGTCATGGAGGGCAAGGCGGCCCTCTTCAAGCGGTTCGCCGGGATCGACGCCTGGCCGCTCTGCCTGGACACCCAGGACACCGATGAGATTGTCGCCATCGTCAAGGCGATCGCGCCGGGCTTCGCCGGAATCAATCTGGAGGACATCTCCGCCCCCCGCTGCTTCGAGATCGAGGCACGGCTGCGCGAGGCCCTGGACATCCCCGTCTTCCACGACGACCAGCACGGCACGGCCATCGTGGTGCTCGCCGCGCTGACCAACGCGCTGCGCGTCGTCGGCAAGGAGATCGGTGACGTACGGGTCGTCATGTCCGGCGCGGGTGCCGCCGGTACAGCGATTCTGAAACTTCTTATCGCCGCCGGTGTCAAGCACACGGTCGTCGCCGACATCCATGGGGTCGTGCACGCCGACCGCGCCGACCTGGTCTCCGCGGCGGCCGAATCGCCCCTGCGCTGGATCGCCGACAACACCAACCCGGAGGGTGTCACCGGCACTCTCAAGGAGGCCGTGGTCGACGCCGACGTCTTCATCGGCGTGTCCGCCCCGAACGTCCTGAACGGCGAGGACGTCGCGGCCATGGCGGACGGCGCGATCGTCTTCGCACTGGCCAACCCCGACCCCGAGGTCGACCCGGCAATCGCCCGTGAGACAGCGGCAGTTGTGGCCACCGGCCGCTCCGACTTCCCCAACCAGATCAACAACGTCCTGGTCTTCCCCGGTGTCTTCCGGGGCCTCCTGGACGCGCAGTCACGCACCGTCAACACGGAGATGATGCTCGCCGCCGCGGCGGCCCTCGCGGACGTCGTCACGGGTGACGAACTCAACCCCAACTACATCGTTCCCTCGGTCTTCAACGACAAGGTCGCGGGCGCTGTCGCGGGCGCCGTACGCAGTGCCGCCAAGGCCGCCGGCGCGGTTGTGACAGGCGCCACGTCCGTCTGA
- a CDS encoding beta-N-acetylhexosaminidase → MDLIPAPVNVEGPQSGGFVPDSATTLWAAPGTETTERWLRATVGAALGLPLAPGPAGGSNAVSLRIDESLAPEAYRLDITAEWGAEIHGGSAAGVFWGAQTLRQLLGPKAFRRAPLSPGVRQEIPRQVIEDQPRFGWRGVMLDVARHFMPKDGVLRLLDLMAAHKLNVFHFHLTDDQGWRVQIKRHPRLTEVGAWRSRTKYGHRFSDLWDEKPHGGFYTQDDIREIVAYAAERHISVVPEIDIPGHSQAAIAAYPELGNTDVVDTSALEVWDTWGINPNVLAPSDNTLRFFEGVFEELLELFPAATSPFIHIGGDECRKDQWKESPAAQERIRELGLADEDELQSWFIRHFDGWLSARGRRLIGWDEILEGGLAPGAAVSSWRGYGGGIAAAKAGHDVVMCPEQHVYLDHRQAAGKDEPMPIGYVRTLEDVYRFEPVPAELTGADAAHVIGTQANVWTEVMQDRSRVDYQLFPRLCAFAEVAWSPLPASEDRDFKDFERRMTVHYKRLDALGVDYRPPGGPLPWHKRPGPNGDSTVLGRPIEGAPPNV, encoded by the coding sequence ATGGACCTGATCCCGGCGCCTGTCAATGTCGAAGGCCCGCAGAGCGGTGGCTTCGTCCCCGACTCGGCCACCACCCTCTGGGCGGCGCCCGGGACCGAGACCACCGAGCGCTGGCTGCGCGCCACCGTCGGGGCGGCGCTGGGGCTGCCGCTGGCCCCCGGCCCCGCGGGCGGCAGCAACGCCGTCTCGCTGCGCATCGACGAGTCCCTGGCCCCCGAGGCGTACCGGCTGGACATCACCGCCGAGTGGGGCGCCGAGATACACGGCGGCAGCGCGGCCGGCGTCTTCTGGGGCGCCCAGACGCTCCGTCAGCTCCTGGGCCCCAAGGCCTTCCGCCGCGCGCCCCTGTCGCCCGGCGTACGGCAGGAGATCCCCCGTCAGGTCATCGAGGACCAGCCCCGCTTCGGCTGGCGCGGCGTCATGCTCGACGTGGCACGCCACTTCATGCCCAAGGACGGTGTCCTGCGCCTCCTGGACCTGATGGCCGCGCACAAACTCAACGTCTTCCACTTCCATCTCACCGACGACCAGGGCTGGCGCGTCCAGATCAAGCGCCACCCGAGGCTGACCGAGGTCGGCGCGTGGCGGTCCCGGACCAAGTACGGCCACCGGTTCTCGGACCTGTGGGACGAGAAGCCGCACGGCGGTTTCTACACCCAGGACGACATCCGCGAGATCGTCGCGTACGCCGCCGAGCGGCACATCTCCGTCGTCCCCGAGATCGACATCCCCGGCCACTCGCAGGCCGCCATCGCCGCGTACCCGGAGCTGGGCAACACCGACGTCGTCGACACCTCGGCGCTGGAGGTCTGGGACACCTGGGGCATCAACCCGAACGTGCTCGCCCCCAGCGACAACACCCTGCGCTTCTTCGAGGGCGTCTTCGAGGAGCTGCTGGAGCTCTTCCCCGCCGCCACCTCGCCGTTCATCCACATCGGCGGCGACGAGTGCCGCAAGGACCAGTGGAAAGAGTCGCCCGCCGCCCAGGAGCGGATCCGTGAACTGGGCCTGGCCGACGAGGACGAGCTCCAGTCCTGGTTCATCCGGCACTTCGACGGCTGGCTCTCCGCGCGCGGCCGGCGCCTGATCGGCTGGGACGAGATCCTGGAGGGCGGGCTGGCGCCCGGCGCCGCCGTCTCCTCCTGGCGCGGTTACGGCGGCGGGATCGCGGCGGCCAAGGCCGGCCACGACGTGGTCATGTGCCCAGAGCAGCATGTGTACTTGGACCACCGTCAGGCGGCCGGCAAGGACGAGCCGATGCCCATCGGATACGTCCGCACACTTGAGGACGTCTACCGCTTCGAGCCCGTACCGGCGGAGCTCACCGGCGCCGACGCGGCCCATGTCATCGGCACCCAGGCCAATGTGTGGACCGAGGTGATGCAGGACCGCTCCCGCGTCGACTACCAGCTCTTCCCCCGCCTCTGCGCCTTCGCCGAGGTCGCCTGGTCCCCCCTGCCCGCGTCCGAGGACCGCGATTTCAAGGACTTCGAACGGCGAATGACCGTGCACTACAAGCGCCTTGACGCGCTCGGGGTCGATTACCGGCCGCCCGGGGGCCCGTTGCCCTGGCACAAGCGCCCGGGACCGAACGGGGACTCGACCGTTCTCGGACGTCCGATCGAGGGGGCGCCCCCGAACGTGTGA
- a CDS encoding YqgE/AlgH family protein, whose protein sequence is MTEVSSLTGRLLVATPALADPNFDRAVVLLLDHDEEGSLGVVLNRPTPVDVGDILESWGGLAGDPGVVFQGGPVSLDSALGLAVIPGDEGPLGWRRVHGAIGLVDLETPPELLARALGSLRIFAGYAGWGPGQLEDELSEGAWYVVESEPGDVSSPRPESLWRAVLRRQRSELAMVATYPDDPSLN, encoded by the coding sequence ATGACCGAGGTGTCCTCGCTCACAGGCCGGCTGCTCGTCGCGACTCCGGCCCTGGCGGATCCGAATTTCGACCGCGCGGTGGTGCTCCTGCTCGACCATGACGAGGAGGGGTCGCTCGGCGTGGTCCTCAACCGGCCCACGCCTGTGGACGTGGGGGACATCCTGGAGTCCTGGGGCGGGCTGGCCGGCGACCCCGGTGTTGTCTTCCAGGGCGGACCGGTCTCCCTCGACTCGGCGCTCGGCCTCGCGGTCATCCCCGGCGACGAAGGGCCCCTCGGCTGGCGGCGGGTGCACGGCGCGATCGGCCTGGTCGATCTTGAGACGCCGCCCGAACTGCTCGCGCGGGCCCTCGGCTCCCTGCGGATCTTCGCCGGGTACGCGGGCTGGGGGCCGGGCCAGCTGGAGGACGAGCTGAGCGAAGGCGCCTGGTACGTGGTCGAGTCGGAGCCCGGCGACGTGTCCTCGCCGCGACCGGAGAGCCTGTGGCGCGCGGTGCTGCGCAGACAGCGCAGCGAACTGGCCATGGTGGCCACCTATCCCGACGACCCCTCGCTCAACTGA